In bacterium, a single genomic region encodes these proteins:
- a CDS encoding fucose isomerase — protein sequence EVLEMDPQSFGGIGVIAVPQMARFYRHVLIGGHFPHHTAVAFSHAGRSLFDAVRLLGVDQLGYNQPSGLTYLGENPF from the coding sequence GAGGTGCTGGAGATGGACCCGCAGTCGTTCGGTGGGATAGGGGTGATCGCGGTGCCGCAGATGGCGCGCTTCTACCGTCACGTGCTGATCGGCGGTCATTTCCCGCACCACACGGCGGTGGCGTTCAGCCACGCGGGCCGGAGCCTGTTCGACGCGGTGCGCCTGCTGGGCGTGGACCAGCTCGGCTACAACCAGCCCTCTGGCCTGACATACCTGGGCGAGAACCCGTTCTGA